In Notamacropus eugenii isolate mMacEug1 chromosome 1, mMacEug1.pri_v2, whole genome shotgun sequence, one genomic interval encodes:
- the EGR2 gene encoding E3 SUMO-protein ligase EGR2, translating to MMTAKTVDKIPVTLSGFVHQLSDNIYPVEDLAAAAATSVSIFPNADLGGPFDQMNGVTGDGMINIDMTGEKRSLDLPYASSFAPVSAPRNQTFTYMGKFSIDPQYPGASCYPEGIINIVSAGILQGVTAPTSTTASSSASSASPNPLAGGPLGVCTMSQTQSDLDHLYSPPPPPPYTGCTGDLYQDPSAFLPSATTSSASSALAYPPPPSYPSPKPATDPGLFPMIPDYPGFFPPQCQRDLHGAGGPDRKPFSCPLDSLRVPPPLTPLSTIRNFTLGGPSAGAAGPGGNSGSEGGPRLSGSAAAAAAYNPHHLPLRPILRPRKYPNRPSKTPVHERPYPCPAEGCDRRFSRSDELTRHIRIHTGHKPFQCRICMRNFSRSDHLTTHIRTHTGEKPFACDYCGRKFARSDERKRHTKIHLRQKERKGSAPSSSGPGASSTSSCPGGTQSGGALGSSSGSSILGGGPLTSCASRTRTP from the exons ATGATGACCGCCAAGACCGTAGACAAAATCCCAGTAACTCTCAGTGGCTTTGTACACCAGCTGTCTGACAACATCTACCCGGTGGAGGACCTGGCAGCCGCTGCGGCCACTTCGGTGTCCATCTTTCCCAATGCCGATCTAGGAGGACCCTTTGACCAGATGAACGGGGTGACGGGAG ATGGCATGATCAACATTGACATGACTGGAGAGAAGAGGTCCCTGGATCTGCCCTATGCCAGCAGCTTTGCTCCTGTCTCTGCCCCTAGGAATCAGACCTTCACTTACATGGGCAAGTTCTCCATTGATCCCCAGTACCCTGGTGCCAGCTGCTATCCAGAGGGTATCATCAACATTGTGAGTGCAGGCATTCTTCAGGGGGTGACAGCCCCAACCTCTACCACTGCCTCATCCAGTGCCTCCTCTGCCTCTCCCAATCCCCTGGCCGGGGGACCTCTGGGGGTGTGCACCATGTCTCAGACCCAGTCTGACTTGGACCACCTCTACtcgcctccccctcctcctccttacaCAGGCTGCACAGGAGACCTCTATCAGGACCCCTCGGCTTTCTTGCCTTCAGCTACCACCTCCAGCGCATCTTCTGCCCTTGCCTATCCACCACCCCCTTCCTATCCATCTCCCAAGCCTGCCACAGACCCAGGCCTCTTCCCCATGATCCCAGACTACCCAGGCTTCTTTCCGCCTCAGTGCCAGCGGGACCTTCATGGGGCAGGGGGCCCAGACAGAAAACCTTTCTCCTGCCCTCTGGATTCTCTGAGGGTCCCACCACCACTTACGCCACTCTCCACCATCCGTAACTTTACTCTGGGGGGCCCCAGTGCTGGGGCTGCTGGGCCTGGGGGCAATAGTGGCAGTGAAGGGGGCCCCAGACTCTCTGGGagtgctgcagctgctgctgcctaCAATCCACACCACTTGCCGCTTCGACCTATACTTCGCCCCCGAAAGTACCCAAACCGGCCCAGCAAGACTCCGGTTCACGAACGACCATACCCATGCCCAGCTGAGGGCTGTGACCGGCGCTTCTCCAGGAGCGATGAACTGACCAGACACATCAGGATCCACACTGGCCACAAGCCTTTCCAGTGCCGGATCTGCATGCGGAACTTCAGCCGCAGTGACCACCTCACCACTCACATCCGCACCCACACAGGGGAGAAGCCCTTTGCTTGTGACTACTGTGGCAGAAAGTTTGCCCGAAGCGACGAACGGAAACGTCACACCAAGATCCATCTCCggcagaaggagagaaagggcagTGCCCCTTCATCCTCAGGGCCAGGAGCCTCTTCCACCTCCTCCTGCCCAGGGGGGACCCAGTCTGGGGGGGCCTtgggcagcagcagtggcagcagcattCTGGGTGGGGGTCCCCTGACCTCTTGCGCCTCTCGGACCCGGACACCTTGA